A window of Halodesulfovibrio aestuarii DSM 17919 = ATCC 29578 contains these coding sequences:
- a CDS encoding ABC transporter permease: MGFIYEGLLKAFQLLFDGNPETWSAVYITLCVSSLSIFLTILLGAPLGFVLGYYRFKGRETLRMFTDTLLSFPTVVIGLLVYSLVSRQGPFGDYGLLFTLPGIAIGQVMLGMPIVVAMVANAVENAESGMKETLLTLGADKFQVLRATLWETRYHLMLAGVAAYGRIVSEIGISMMVGGNIKWHTRTITTAIALETGKGEFAMGIALGVVLLIIAFGVNFSVAKLKRRAGQ, encoded by the coding sequence GTCTGCTAAAGGCTTTTCAGCTTCTTTTCGACGGGAATCCGGAGACATGGTCTGCTGTATACATCACGCTCTGCGTATCATCTCTTTCTATTTTTCTAACAATCCTTCTTGGAGCACCGCTCGGCTTCGTACTTGGGTACTACCGATTTAAAGGACGTGAGACCCTGCGGATGTTTACCGACACTCTTCTATCCTTCCCAACAGTGGTCATCGGTCTGCTTGTCTACTCACTGGTATCACGCCAAGGCCCTTTCGGCGACTATGGTTTGCTCTTTACTCTCCCCGGCATTGCCATTGGTCAAGTTATGCTCGGTATGCCTATCGTTGTAGCTATGGTCGCAAACGCGGTGGAAAACGCCGAATCCGGCATGAAAGAAACATTGCTAACCCTCGGGGCAGATAAATTTCAGGTACTACGGGCAACGCTATGGGAAACCCGCTACCACCTCATGCTTGCCGGAGTTGCGGCCTATGGGCGCATAGTCTCTGAAATAGGTATTTCCATGATGGTAGGCGGAAACATCAAATGGCACACACGCACCATTACAACCGCCATTGCGCTGGAAACCGGCAAAGGCGAATTTGCAATGGGCATTGCCCTTGGCGTGGTGCTGCTTATTATCGCCTTTGGGGTGAACTTCAGTGTCGCAAAACTCAAACGACGCGCGGGGCAATAG
- a CDS encoding iron-containing alcohol dehydrogenase, which translates to MDAFTYSAPTQVIFGQDAVDLIGWHIVKEASSVLLVMGNGSARNNGAYEATTRSLQEAGVEWTEFWGIKPNPSLEQIEAGINIARKSSVGAVLGVGGGSVIDAAKAIAAGFYLDDYWERVESRKAVERSLPVYTVVTLSGTGSEMNGKAVITNEQLQKKWSLGGHCMIPKVTAIDPLYQVQAPWKITAGSGIDAMTHIMENYFRGRIADKRTGYFNEETTLNICEGLLISLINSMHSLQHDPSNYEARANLAWASCLSLNGLTGCGLSGGDWTSHALEHALSGRFPHIPHGEGLAVIFPSWMQQVCAKAPDIFNRFAATVWGQATIQDGIDATRAAFSTWGAPSRLSHWGVTEKDVPHLVENAFAYRDLGRIAPLSKEDVAEIFMRIL; encoded by the coding sequence ATGGATGCTTTTACTTATAGTGCCCCAACTCAGGTAATTTTTGGTCAAGACGCGGTCGATCTCATTGGCTGGCATATTGTGAAAGAAGCGTCTTCCGTTCTTCTTGTTATGGGAAACGGATCTGCCCGTAATAACGGTGCGTATGAAGCAACAACCCGTTCATTGCAGGAAGCAGGCGTGGAGTGGACCGAGTTTTGGGGAATTAAACCCAACCCTTCACTTGAGCAAATTGAAGCGGGAATAAATATTGCCCGTAAATCCAGCGTAGGGGCAGTACTAGGCGTCGGCGGCGGCAGTGTTATTGACGCTGCAAAAGCCATCGCTGCTGGTTTCTACCTTGATGACTACTGGGAACGGGTTGAATCCCGCAAAGCAGTTGAGCGTTCTTTACCTGTATACACTGTTGTTACGTTGTCCGGTACTGGCTCTGAGATGAATGGTAAAGCTGTCATCACCAACGAGCAATTGCAAAAAAAATGGAGTCTTGGCGGTCACTGCATGATTCCGAAGGTAACTGCGATAGATCCCCTCTACCAAGTGCAGGCTCCATGGAAAATCACCGCAGGTAGCGGTATTGATGCAATGACTCACATTATGGAAAACTATTTCCGCGGACGCATTGCTGACAAACGCACCGGATATTTTAATGAGGAGACAACCCTGAACATTTGTGAAGGACTACTCATTTCTCTCATTAACTCTATGCATTCCCTGCAGCACGACCCTTCCAATTATGAAGCACGTGCCAACCTCGCATGGGCCTCCTGCTTAAGTCTTAACGGACTTACGGGATGCGGCTTATCCGGCGGAGACTGGACTTCTCATGCACTTGAGCATGCTCTTAGCGGACGATTTCCGCATATCCCGCATGGGGAAGGCCTTGCAGTTATCTTCCCTTCATGGATGCAGCAGGTTTGCGCAAAAGCTCCAGATATTTTTAATAGATTTGCAGCGACAGTGTGGGGACAGGCAACTATTCAAGATGGTATCGATGCCACACGTGCAGCATTCTCCACTTGGGGAGCACCATCACGTCTTTCCCACTGGGGCGTAACAGAAAAAGATGTCCCGCATCTTGTTGAAAATGCGTTCGCGTATCGTGACCTCGGGCGTATCGCACCACTCAGCAAAGAGGACGTTGCCGAAATTTTCATGCGCATATTATAA
- a CDS encoding ABC transporter ATP-binding protein, with protein sequence MSLYQLSNIAQIYSGRTVLTIESLTLEAGTITGIVGPNGSGKSTLMRMLAFLELPHTGNVLYKGVDTSIMDTKLRREVTLLTQQPYLLKRSVQENIEYGLHVRGISNISGLAASALEEVGLSPAIFLTRNWFELSGGEAQRVALAARLVIRPSVLLMDEPTSSLDEESAERIRNAAVRAKNEHKTSLIIVSHDREWLRSVSDRTVLIRNGKIDAVHSG encoded by the coding sequence ATGTCGCTTTATCAACTTTCAAACATTGCTCAAATATATAGCGGCAGAACAGTCCTCACTATAGAATCCCTTACGCTGGAAGCAGGAACCATCACTGGTATAGTAGGCCCCAACGGCAGTGGTAAATCTACTCTTATGCGTATGCTTGCGTTTTTGGAATTACCACACACAGGTAACGTACTCTATAAAGGGGTTGATACTTCCATTATGGATACTAAGCTAAGACGCGAAGTGACACTGCTTACCCAGCAACCATACTTGCTGAAGAGAAGTGTTCAAGAAAATATTGAATACGGTTTACATGTTCGGGGCATCTCAAATATTTCCGGCCTTGCAGCTTCTGCACTGGAAGAAGTAGGACTTTCACCAGCCATCTTCCTTACCCGCAACTGGTTTGAACTTTCCGGCGGCGAAGCGCAACGAGTAGCCCTTGCAGCACGTCTTGTTATTCGTCCAAGTGTACTGCTGATGGATGAACCTACATCTTCTCTTGATGAAGAATCTGCTGAGCGCATCAGAAATGCAGCAGTACGCGCAAAAAATGAACATAAAACAAGTTTGATCATTGTTTCGCACGACAGAGAATGGCTACGCTCTGTATCGGATCGAACAGTACTTATTCGTAACGGGAAAATAGACGCTGTACATTCAGGATAG